The following nucleotide sequence is from Vibrio fluvialis.
AGCTGTGAGCCAGTTCATCATTCAGACCCAGAGCACGCAGTACGTACGATGGTTCCAGGCTTGCTGATGTACATGCACTGCCTGAAGACACTGCGATGTCTTTCAGAGACATCAGAAGTGACTCACCTTCAACAAACGCGAAGCTGATGTTGAGGTTGTTTGGCAGACGCTGTTCCAGATCACCGTTAATGGTAACGGCTTCCATATCTTTAATGCCGCTTAGCATGCGATCGCGCAGCGCAACTGCGTGGTCGTAATCTTTCTGCATCTCTTCTTTTGCGATACGGAACGCTTCGCCCATGCCCACGATTTGGTGGGTCGCCAGTGTACCAGAGCGGAAACCACGCTCATGACCACCGCCGTGCATTTGCGCTTCCAGGCGAATACGTGGCTTACGACGTACGTACAGTGCGCCGATACCTTTTGGACCGTAGATTTTGTGTGCAGACAGAGAGATCAGGTCAACTTTCGTTTCCTGAACATCAATCGGCAGTTTACCCGCTGATTGTGCTGCATCGACGTGGAATACGATTTTACGCGCGCGGCACAACTCGCCAATCGCCGTAATGTCCTGAATCACGCCAATTTCGTTGTTCACGTGCATGATTGAAACCAGAATCGTGTCATCACGCATTG
It contains:
- a CDS encoding IscS subfamily cysteine desulfurase → MKLPIYLDYSATCPVDPRVAEKMVQCMTMDGNFGNPASRSHRYGWQAEEAVDTAREQIADLLNADPREIVFTSGATESDNLAIKGVAHFYQKQGKHIITCKTEHKAVLDTTRQLEREGFEVTYLEPETNGLIDLNKLEAAMRDDTILVSIMHVNNEIGVIQDITAIGELCRARKIVFHVDAAQSAGKLPIDVQETKVDLISLSAHKIYGPKGIGALYVRRKPRIRLEAQMHGGGHERGFRSGTLATHQIVGMGEAFRIAKEEMQKDYDHAVALRDRMLSGIKDMEAVTINGDLEQRLPNNLNISFAFVEGESLLMSLKDIAVSSGSACTSASLEPSYVLRALGLNDELAHSSIRFSFGRFTTEEEVDYAIELIRVAVSKLRDMSPLWDMYKEGVDLSTVEWAHH